In Blastopirellula sp. J2-11, a single genomic region encodes these proteins:
- a CDS encoding polysaccharide deacetylase family protein has protein sequence MTTWRERLIDLYYGATWLWRRRWNRLRSRVGLSPVMILFYHRVADDNPSSWTISNRGFEEQINWIGANFEFVSLEEAQRRIQLRYNPRPAVAITFDDGYAENCEQALPLLIKRKIPFTYFVSTGNILTGKPFPHEANAKFQAPVNTLEQIRNLAAAGVEIGAHTRYHADLGSIDNEAQLHDEVVSATRDLAAAVGKPIRFFAFPYGLPNNLNDRAFEMCREEGMLAVCSAYGGYNLPGDDPFHLQRIHGDPQLARLRNWLTIDPRKLSVPRYTPETMVEKHAAPSDAEEATGVMA, from the coding sequence ATGACTACTTGGCGAGAACGACTAATCGATCTCTACTACGGCGCGACGTGGCTTTGGCGACGTCGTTGGAACCGGCTGCGATCTCGCGTCGGTTTGTCGCCGGTGATGATCTTGTTCTACCATCGCGTCGCCGATGACAACCCCAGCAGTTGGACGATCTCCAATCGTGGCTTTGAAGAGCAAATCAACTGGATCGGCGCCAACTTTGAATTTGTCTCGCTGGAAGAAGCGCAGCGGCGAATCCAATTACGCTACAATCCGCGCCCTGCAGTCGCGATCACCTTTGACGACGGATACGCCGAGAACTGCGAACAAGCGCTGCCGCTGTTGATCAAACGCAAGATCCCATTCACCTACTTTGTCAGCACCGGCAACATCCTGACGGGAAAACCGTTTCCCCATGAGGCGAACGCCAAGTTTCAGGCGCCGGTCAACACGCTGGAGCAAATTAGGAACCTGGCCGCAGCGGGAGTCGAAATCGGCGCCCATACGCGCTATCACGCCGACCTGGGTTCGATCGATAACGAAGCGCAATTGCATGACGAAGTCGTCTCGGCGACGCGTGATCTGGCCGCAGCCGTAGGAAAGCCGATCCGCTTCTTTGCGTTTCCCTATGGCTTGCCCAATAATCTGAACGACCGTGCGTTTGAAATGTGTCGTGAAGAAGGAATGCTGGCCGTTTGCTCTGCTTACGGCGGCTACAATCTGCCGGGGGACGACCCATTCCATCTGCAACGCATTCATGGCGATCCGCAACTGGCGCGACTGCGTAACTGGCTCACGATAGATCCACGCAAGCTTTCGGTACCGCGCTATACGCCGGAAACGATGGTCGAAAAACATGCTGCTCCAAGTGATGCCGAAGAGGCGACGGGAGTAATGGCATGA
- a CDS encoding GNAT family N-acetyltransferase has product MRVERFTTLTDLTSGAIDWSPLVRGVPFRRPQWLTPWCESYAPSELYLLAAYDGDRFAGLLPLYRTRSAAKGITLRLIGDGEVCTDYCSVLATPDDLPAVCTAFAQWLTAAATSPTDNWDLLELENIAADDEGFALLRSSLETDENLLHQREALQCWRLELPDSQEAYEASQSKSHRKQIRRFFKRTLDTDRAQLHVCSQLAEMPKAMEVLIDLHTRRRRSLGQPGCFASPQFDRFLRDATAEMISIGKCEILWLDLDDAPIAAEIHFLGEGIPFAYQAGVDPERLTEDPGSLMQAAIIRRAIEQGNTAIDFLRGDEPYKAHWRATPRRCIHLRATPNRASAKMRHGLWLAGQEVKNWVKSGLNISAAE; this is encoded by the coding sequence ATGCGCGTCGAACGCTTTACTACATTGACGGACCTCACCTCTGGTGCGATTGATTGGTCGCCGCTGGTCCGTGGAGTTCCGTTTCGTCGTCCCCAGTGGCTGACGCCGTGGTGCGAAAGTTATGCGCCCAGCGAACTCTATCTACTGGCCGCCTATGACGGCGACCGCTTTGCCGGTCTGCTGCCTCTTTACCGCACGCGCTCAGCCGCCAAAGGCATAACGCTACGTCTGATCGGCGATGGCGAAGTTTGCACCGACTACTGCAGCGTGTTGGCGACGCCAGATGACCTGCCGGCGGTTTGCACCGCGTTCGCCCAATGGTTGACCGCCGCGGCGACTTCGCCGACCGACAACTGGGATCTGCTGGAACTGGAAAACATCGCCGCTGATGACGAAGGCTTCGCATTACTGCGCAGCAGTCTGGAAACCGACGAGAACCTGTTGCACCAGCGCGAAGCGCTGCAATGCTGGCGTTTGGAACTTCCCGACAGCCAAGAAGCGTACGAGGCTTCGCAGTCCAAATCGCATCGCAAGCAAATCCGCCGCTTTTTCAAACGGACCCTCGATACGGATCGCGCCCAACTGCACGTCTGTAGCCAACTGGCCGAAATGCCGAAGGCGATGGAAGTCTTGATCGATTTGCACACGCGACGTCGCCGCAGTCTAGGACAGCCTGGCTGCTTCGCATCACCGCAGTTTGATCGATTTTTGCGAGATGCGACGGCTGAGATGATCTCGATCGGCAAATGCGAAATCTTATGGCTCGACCTCGATGATGCGCCGATCGCCGCCGAAATTCATTTTCTGGGCGAAGGTATTCCGTTCGCCTACCAGGCAGGAGTCGATCCCGAACGACTGACCGAAGACCCCGGCAGCTTGATGCAGGCGGCCATCATTCGCCGCGCGATCGAGCAAGGAAATACGGCGATTGATTTCTTACGCGGCGATGAACCTTACAAAGCTCACTGGCGAGCGACTCCACGACGGTGCATTCACTTGCGTGCGACGCCCAATCGGGCGAGCGCCAAGATGCGGCATGGTCTGTGGCTGGCCGGTCAGGAAGTAAAAAACTGGGTAAAAAGTGGGCTCAACATATCCGCGGCCGAATAA
- a CDS encoding O-antigen ligase family protein: MTIIYAILALAGLLWGTIWMIRGSLLHGCMALLVATSTFGVLFFEFKAGINLSLDRLALIGLIGAFVVQWKLGKVQLRSWMTIDYVIAALMAVIFINSCFLPWGGESLVIQHFLNGYLIPLTLYVIARNLDYTERSVRHILIFLVVFGLYLAATGVLEGLGQYSFLFPRYIADPKIGLHFGRARGPMVQSVSYGVYLSTCLLAVWILRDHVSAKWRTALYLLLPVFLAAVFFTKTRTVWLGAGGSLLVVLWLTLQGRARTIVIGGLFAAALLGGLTKMDGIIGLKREGTVQDTRNSVSMRASFAYVSWQMFLDSPIVGHGFTQFKEAKLDYLGDRKVDLILESIRDYDHHNTFLSILVDLGIVGFIPFLAMYYYWTRDAWRLAQREEPPWAKSLGVLFLGVIVISWMQMFGHEITYTPIDHLLIFCVAGMAMGIKQQFDPVVAAEPRLARAASRQQPVTTAYERRAT, translated from the coding sequence ATGACCATCATCTACGCCATCTTGGCGCTTGCCGGCCTCCTATGGGGAACCATATGGATGATCCGGGGATCGCTGCTGCATGGTTGTATGGCGCTGCTGGTCGCAACGTCGACGTTTGGCGTTCTCTTTTTTGAGTTCAAAGCCGGCATTAATCTGTCGCTCGATCGTCTGGCGCTGATCGGCCTGATCGGCGCGTTTGTCGTGCAGTGGAAGCTGGGCAAAGTGCAACTCCGCTCTTGGATGACGATTGACTATGTGATCGCCGCGCTGATGGCGGTCATCTTTATCAATAGCTGTTTTTTGCCGTGGGGAGGAGAGTCGTTAGTCATTCAGCACTTTCTGAATGGCTATCTGATTCCGCTCACGCTGTATGTGATCGCGCGAAACTTGGATTACACCGAGCGTTCGGTGCGTCACATTTTGATCTTCCTGGTAGTCTTCGGCCTTTATCTGGCGGCGACCGGCGTGCTGGAGGGATTGGGGCAATACAGCTTTCTATTCCCGCGTTACATCGCCGATCCCAAGATTGGGCTCCATTTTGGCCGCGCTCGTGGCCCGATGGTGCAATCGGTCAGCTACGGCGTCTATCTCTCGACCTGCTTGTTGGCGGTTTGGATTTTGCGAGATCACGTCAGCGCCAAGTGGCGCACGGCGCTCTATCTGTTGCTCCCCGTCTTTTTGGCGGCGGTCTTCTTCACCAAAACGCGAACCGTTTGGCTTGGCGCCGGCGGCAGCTTGCTGGTGGTCCTCTGGCTCACGTTGCAAGGCCGCGCTCGCACGATCGTGATCGGCGGGCTTTTCGCAGCGGCGCTATTGGGCGGACTGACCAAGATGGACGGCATCATTGGGCTGAAGCGTGAAGGGACCGTGCAAGACACGCGAAACTCGGTCAGCATGCGGGCCAGTTTCGCCTACGTGTCTTGGCAGATGTTTCTGGACAGCCCCATCGTGGGACATGGCTTTACGCAGTTCAAAGAGGCGAAGCTTGACTACCTGGGAGATCGCAAAGTTGATCTGATTCTCGAATCGATTCGAGACTACGACCACCATAACACGTTTCTTAGCATTCTGGTCGATTTGGGGATCGTCGGGTTCATTCCCTTCCTGGCGATGTATTACTACTGGACGCGCGACGCTTGGCGATTGGCCCAGCGTGAAGAACCCCCTTGGGCGAAATCGCTCGGCGTGCTGTTTCTCGGCGTGATTGTGATTTCGTGGATGCAGATGTTTGGGCATGAAATTACCTATACGCCGATTGATCATCTGCTGATCTTCTGCGTCGCCGGAATGGCGATGGGAATCAAACAACAATTCGATCCGGTTGTCGCTGCGGAACCCCGCCTCGCCAGGGCGGCCAGTCGACAACAACCGGTGACGACGGCTTACGAAAGAAGAGCGACATGA
- a CDS encoding WecB/TagA/CpsF family glycosyltransferase yields MNQRVKLFGVEIDALRMTEAVRQIWRQIDSPNATTEYVVTPNVDHAVLLQGNPQLQAAYEHARWVLADGWPVVWASRLLRQPLPERVTGSDLVPAMFSAATETKPLSVFLLGAAAGVGQRAAENIEQRWPNVTVSGVYSPPLGFEYDEAENDRIIEMINAATPQLLIIGLGAPKQELWIARHRGRLQTKAAICAGATIDFLAGEKQRAPRWMQQSGLEWLHRMLVDPRRLVKRYVRDAVVFPTLVWREWLQVGAT; encoded by the coding sequence ATGAACCAGCGCGTGAAGTTGTTTGGCGTCGAGATTGATGCGTTGCGTATGACCGAAGCGGTTCGCCAGATCTGGCGACAGATTGATTCGCCCAATGCGACGACTGAGTATGTCGTCACGCCCAATGTCGATCACGCGGTCCTCTTGCAAGGAAATCCGCAGCTTCAAGCGGCGTATGAACATGCGCGGTGGGTGTTAGCGGATGGATGGCCGGTGGTCTGGGCGTCGCGACTGTTACGGCAACCGTTGCCGGAACGGGTGACAGGATCCGATCTGGTTCCGGCGATGTTTTCGGCCGCGACCGAAACAAAACCGCTATCGGTCTTTCTGCTCGGCGCCGCCGCCGGAGTAGGACAGCGAGCTGCGGAAAATATTGAGCAACGTTGGCCCAACGTTACGGTCAGCGGCGTTTATAGTCCGCCGCTGGGCTTTGAATATGACGAAGCCGAAAACGATCGTATCATCGAGATGATCAACGCCGCAACGCCGCAACTGCTGATCATCGGGCTCGGCGCGCCAAAGCAAGAGCTGTGGATCGCGCGACACCGAGGAAGATTACAGACCAAAGCGGCGATCTGCGCCGGAGCGACGATTGACTTTCTCGCCGGCGAGAAACAACGTGCGCCACGCTGGATGCAACAGAGCGGGCTTGAATGGCTCCATCGCATGTTGGTCGATCCACGCCGTCTGGTGAAACGTTACGTTCGCGACGCGGTTGTCTTTCCGACGCTCGTTTGGCGCGAGTGGTTGCAAGTAGGCGCGACGTAA
- the hemE gene encoding uroporphyrinogen decarboxylase, translating into MATVKSSFEQLRVASFESRRGAEMASLIEKFGGQAFVSPSMREVPLDENRDAIDFANHVITGQIDAVIFMTGVGFQHLMKAVERHVDRQQFLNALSDIPTIVRGPKPLAAMKAEGLTPGIRVPEPNTWRELLQTLDVEFPIANLKIGLQEYGVPNPSLIAGLEARGAEVIQLHVYDWDLPLDTQPLAKNLERIIRGDIDVAMFTSANQLTHLLKLAEQQRRKEELMAALRTVVIASVGPTMSERLRENGLPVDVEPVHPKMGPLVAAAAEKSHDILVRKKQVRAVLSASTPNIDPRTAKWYNSPFMKACRREPTDVTPIWMMRQAGRYMAEYREVRAKTTFLELCKNPQLCSEVMCTAVTKLGVDAAIIFSDLLPILEPMGLDLEYAQGEGPVIHNPVRESADVDRVLELESAESLHYVMETVRQTRADMPEHIPVIGFAGAPFTLASYAIEGGASRTYLHTKTLMYRDPDAWRALMERLVRAITVYLNAQIAAGAQCVQIFDSWAGCLSPADYRRYLLPHMKEIIGGITPGTPIINFATGNPALLPLLAEAGPAVVGVDWRIGLADAWNTIGENFAVQGNLDPVTLLADPIEIRRRAKEVLDQAAGRPGHIFNLGHGILQQTPVDNAIALVDMVHEMSSKK; encoded by the coding sequence ATGGCAACGGTAAAAAGCAGCTTTGAACAACTTCGCGTCGCCTCGTTCGAGAGTCGTCGCGGAGCGGAGATGGCCTCGCTGATCGAGAAGTTCGGCGGCCAGGCCTTCGTCAGTCCTTCCATGCGCGAAGTGCCGCTCGACGAAAACCGGGACGCGATCGACTTCGCCAACCATGTCATCACCGGCCAAATTGACGCGGTGATCTTTATGACTGGGGTCGGCTTTCAACATCTGATGAAAGCCGTTGAACGTCACGTCGATCGCCAACAATTCCTCAACGCCCTCTCCGATATCCCAACCATTGTTCGCGGTCCCAAGCCGTTAGCCGCGATGAAAGCGGAAGGGCTGACGCCTGGCATCCGCGTGCCGGAACCCAACACTTGGCGCGAACTGCTGCAAACGCTCGACGTCGAGTTCCCAATCGCCAATCTCAAAATTGGGCTGCAAGAGTATGGGGTCCCCAACCCCAGCCTGATCGCCGGACTAGAAGCGCGCGGCGCCGAAGTGATTCAGCTGCATGTTTACGACTGGGATTTGCCGCTCGATACGCAGCCGCTAGCGAAGAATCTTGAGCGGATCATTCGCGGCGACATCGATGTCGCGATGTTCACCTCGGCCAATCAATTGACGCATCTGCTCAAGCTGGCCGAGCAACAGCGCCGCAAAGAAGAACTAATGGCGGCGCTGCGCACGGTCGTGATCGCTTCGGTTGGGCCGACGATGAGCGAGCGGCTGCGTGAAAATGGCCTGCCGGTCGATGTCGAACCGGTTCATCCGAAGATGGGTCCGCTGGTCGCCGCCGCGGCCGAAAAATCACACGACATTCTCGTTCGCAAAAAACAAGTGAGAGCCGTTTTGTCCGCCAGCACGCCCAACATCGATCCCCGCACCGCCAAGTGGTACAACAGCCCTTTCATGAAAGCGTGTCGTCGCGAACCGACCGACGTGACGCCGATCTGGATGATGCGTCAGGCCGGTCGCTACATGGCCGAGTACCGCGAAGTGCGGGCCAAAACGACCTTCCTAGAGCTCTGCAAAAATCCGCAGTTGTGCAGCGAAGTGATGTGCACCGCCGTCACGAAACTGGGAGTCGACGCGGCGATTATCTTTTCGGATCTGCTGCCGATACTAGAGCCGATGGGGCTCGATCTCGAATACGCACAAGGCGAAGGCCCAGTCATCCATAACCCGGTTCGCGAGAGCGCCGACGTCGATCGCGTGTTGGAGCTCGAAAGCGCCGAGTCGCTCCACTACGTGATGGAAACCGTTCGCCAAACCCGGGCCGACATGCCAGAACATATTCCGGTGATCGGCTTCGCCGGCGCTCCTTTCACGCTGGCCAGTTACGCGATCGAAGGGGGCGCGAGTCGCACCTATCTGCATACCAAAACCCTCATGTATCGCGATCCCGACGCTTGGCGAGCGCTGATGGAACGTTTGGTCCGCGCGATCACTGTTTACCTCAACGCCCAGATCGCCGCCGGCGCCCAGTGCGTGCAAATTTTCGACTCCTGGGCAGGCTGCCTGTCGCCGGCCGACTATCGCCGCTACTTGTTACCCCACATGAAAGAGATCATCGGCGGCATTACGCCGGGTACGCCGATCATCAACTTCGCCACCGGCAATCCGGCTTTGTTGCCGTTGTTGGCCGAAGCAGGCCCGGCCGTTGTCGGCGTCGATTGGCGCATCGGCCTAGCGGACGCGTGGAACACGATCGGAGAGAACTTCGCCGTGCAAGGGAACCTTGATCCGGTCACGCTGTTGGCCGATCCGATTGAAATTCGCCGCCGCGCCAAAGAGGTGCTGGATCAAGCAGCCGGTCGACCAGGCCACATCTTCAATCTCGGTCACGGCATCCTGCAACAAACTCCGGTCGATAACGCGATTGCGCTGGTCGACATGGTGCATGAGATGAGCTCAAAGAAGTAA
- a CDS encoding alkaline phosphatase, with translation MSRKLFAVLISFLLGMIASTALGGDYLHQLQDQGISTGRSDVAHWGPQADKYSSWTSHSNRLIPVYSFGTKGQPVGIDLNSYTGENSIYRSESKLRGVYGKPTEATLNPTADYMDQTNIFDLQKAALDAGKKNIFLVVFDGMDWQSTQAAAIWNTQEIPYTAGRGRGTHFQEYQADGTTQFGLMVTSPFCDDADVDVNKQIVKNSGGGLFGGYDVSQAGSGPWEKPTDILYLIGKSSTEDGVKHSYTDSASSATSMMGGIKTYNAAIGVGPHGERPKTIAHLAQEQGYVAGAVTSVPISHATPASAYAYNVSRNDYQDISRDMLGLPSASNPDTPLRGLDVVIGSGYGVNDPSDRGQGDNYVSGNKYLADDDLKKVNVNNGGKYVVATRTSGADGKQVLAAAAAEAAKSGQRLLGYFGVGGGGDAAGHLPFCSAEGDFHPALGVSKKRITYDAADLAENPSLVDMTRAAIEVLSKNDKGFWLLVESGDVDWANHANNLDASIGAVNSGDAAVKAITDWVEQNSNWNESVLIVTADHGHYMFLDKPELLIRPENR, from the coding sequence TTGAGCCGCAAACTATTCGCCGTTTTGATCTCGTTTTTGTTAGGCATGATCGCTTCGACCGCTCTGGGCGGCGATTATCTGCATCAACTTCAAGACCAAGGGATTTCGACCGGACGCAGTGACGTCGCTCACTGGGGTCCCCAAGCGGACAAATATAGTTCGTGGACATCCCATTCGAATCGTTTGATTCCGGTCTATTCTTTTGGAACCAAAGGACAGCCTGTCGGGATCGATTTGAATAGCTACACCGGCGAGAACAGCATCTACCGCAGCGAGAGCAAGTTGCGCGGCGTCTACGGCAAGCCGACCGAAGCGACGCTCAATCCGACCGCTGACTACATGGATCAAACCAACATCTTTGATCTGCAGAAAGCGGCGCTCGACGCCGGCAAAAAGAATATCTTTTTGGTCGTATTCGACGGCATGGATTGGCAATCGACGCAAGCCGCCGCCATCTGGAACACCCAAGAGATTCCCTACACCGCAGGTCGCGGGCGTGGAACTCACTTCCAAGAATACCAAGCGGATGGAACCACCCAATTCGGTTTGATGGTGACTAGCCCGTTCTGCGACGACGCCGATGTTGACGTCAACAAGCAAATCGTGAAAAACTCTGGCGGCGGACTCTTTGGCGGATACGACGTTTCTCAAGCCGGATCGGGGCCCTGGGAAAAGCCAACCGACATTCTGTACTTGATCGGCAAATCGAGCACCGAGGACGGCGTCAAACACTCGTACACGGACTCGGCCAGCAGCGCCACCAGCATGATGGGCGGCATTAAAACGTACAACGCCGCGATCGGCGTTGGCCCGCACGGCGAGCGTCCCAAGACGATCGCCCACCTCGCCCAAGAGCAAGGATATGTCGCCGGCGCGGTCACCAGCGTGCCGATCAGTCATGCGACTCCTGCTTCGGCCTACGCCTACAACGTCTCGCGCAATGATTATCAAGATATCTCGCGCGACATGCTCGGACTCCCCTCGGCAAGCAATCCCGATACGCCGCTGCGAGGACTCGACGTGGTGATCGGTTCCGGCTATGGAGTCAACGACCCGAGTGACAGAGGACAAGGCGATAACTACGTCAGCGGCAACAAGTACCTGGCCGACGATGATCTGAAGAAGGTGAACGTCAACAACGGCGGCAAGTACGTGGTCGCCACGCGCACATCCGGCGCTGATGGCAAGCAAGTGCTCGCCGCGGCGGCGGCGGAAGCCGCCAAGTCGGGGCAACGACTGCTCGGTTACTTTGGCGTCGGCGGTGGTGGCGACGCTGCTGGCCACCTTCCGTTTTGCTCCGCCGAAGGGGACTTTCATCCCGCTTTGGGCGTCTCGAAAAAGCGGATCACCTATGACGCGGCCGATCTGGCGGAAAATCCGTCGCTGGTCGACATGACCCGTGCAGCGATCGAAGTCCTCTCGAAAAACGACAAAGGCTTCTGGCTCTTGGTCGAGTCTGGCGACGTCGATTGGGCGAACCACGCCAACAATTTGGACGCTTCCATCGGTGCGGTCAACAGCGGCGACGCCGCGGTGAAAGCGATCACTGATTGGGTGGAGCAAAATAGCAACTGGAACGAATCGGTCCTGATCGTCACCGCCGACCACGGGCACTATATGTTTTTGGACAAGCCCGAACTGTTGATTCGCCCCGAAAATCGCTAG
- a CDS encoding vWA domain-containing protein → MQLSCFYCGNVLRATADQLGGEVVCPHCHKVVRLPEAETLAPDEPHQEGSLFHSWVNDGISGFVSFIVHAGLLILFASVTCNFQSATSGDGVDVLIGDMPEVSLDDSGGETLDTVAAASEVSETVEVDELLNEVAPPSAEPTDIGELIDTAALTPSGAMGGGIGSLSTIGGGGSGVGAGASFMGLRAAGRRFCIIADCSGSMSGVKLDYVKEEILETVSSLPREAQFQVIFFQSQAVPFPQKGWRHPKRDFNALSEWLKTVGPAGGTNPLPAFEIALKFSPRPDAVFFMTDGLFDDNVVGEVKRLNDMSEPRVKVHAISFMDRSAEPLMRQIAAESGGEYRHVQAF, encoded by the coding sequence ATGCAGCTATCCTGCTTTTATTGCGGCAACGTCCTGCGAGCTACTGCCGACCAGTTGGGAGGCGAGGTCGTTTGCCCTCACTGCCACAAAGTAGTGCGGCTCCCCGAAGCCGAGACCTTGGCCCCGGACGAACCTCACCAAGAGGGCTCACTTTTTCACTCTTGGGTGAATGACGGAATCTCCGGTTTCGTTTCGTTCATCGTACATGCGGGGCTGTTGATTCTTTTCGCCTCGGTGACTTGCAACTTTCAATCGGCGACTTCCGGCGATGGAGTCGATGTGCTGATCGGCGATATGCCAGAGGTCAGTCTCGACGATTCGGGGGGCGAAACGCTGGATACGGTCGCCGCCGCCAGCGAAGTATCGGAAACGGTCGAAGTCGACGAACTACTGAACGAAGTTGCTCCTCCTAGCGCCGAGCCAACCGATATCGGCGAGTTGATTGACACTGCGGCGCTGACTCCCAGCGGCGCGATGGGAGGAGGGATCGGTTCGCTCTCGACGATCGGCGGAGGTGGAAGCGGCGTCGGCGCCGGCGCGTCGTTCATGGGCTTGCGGGCCGCCGGGCGCAGGTTTTGCATCATTGCCGACTGTTCGGGATCGATGTCTGGCGTCAAGCTCGACTACGTCAAAGAGGAGATCCTCGAAACGGTCTCCAGCTTGCCGCGCGAAGCGCAATTTCAAGTCATCTTCTTCCAATCGCAAGCGGTTCCTTTTCCACAAAAAGGTTGGCGACATCCAAAACGTGATTTCAATGCGTTATCCGAATGGCTGAAAACGGTGGGGCCTGCCGGCGGAACAAATCCGTTGCCGGCGTTTGAGATCGCTTTGAAATTTTCCCCTCGCCCGGACGCGGTCTTTTTTATGACGGACGGTTTATTTGATGACAATGTCGTGGGCGAAGTGAAACGACTGAACGACATGAGCGAGCCGAGGGTCAAAGTCCACGCGATTTCCTTCATGGATCGCAGCGCCGAACCGCTGATGCGACAAATCGCCGCCGAATCAGGAGGGGAGTATCGCCATGTTCAGGCATTCTAG
- a CDS encoding MotA/TolQ/ExbB proton channel family protein produces the protein MRRTIGIRAILAYSFVLLVGTYSMTLLAQDSSPAAETLTVEESVETPTEDNTPQRTLLDTLMDGGVVGALIGVLSIVAVGFIVEHFLSIRKDVLMPEDVATSLSDLVEEGKIDEAIEVCQHPGSRSLLAYVVESGLTRYRSSEFGFAEYKAAVEEAGEEQTGQLYRKIEVLGLIGQIAPMLGLTGTVLGMINAFNTIAATDGAPKPAELAEAIGQALVTTLLGLVVAIPAMVAYSFFGNRIDSLVSEAGKRVEQILTPLGRRR, from the coding sequence ATGAGACGCACCATCGGAATCCGCGCCATCTTGGCGTACTCTTTCGTATTACTGGTCGGAACCTACAGCATGACGCTGTTGGCGCAAGACAGCTCGCCGGCGGCGGAAACGCTGACCGTGGAAGAATCGGTCGAAACGCCGACGGAAGACAATACGCCGCAGCGGACCTTGCTGGATACGTTGATGGATGGCGGTGTTGTCGGCGCGTTGATCGGCGTCTTGTCGATCGTTGCGGTCGGTTTTATCGTCGAGCATTTTCTCTCGATTCGCAAAGATGTTTTGATGCCGGAAGATGTCGCGACGAGTCTCAGCGACCTGGTCGAAGAGGGCAAAATCGATGAAGCGATCGAAGTTTGTCAGCATCCCGGCAGTCGCAGCTTGTTGGCGTATGTCGTCGAATCAGGCCTGACCCGCTATCGCAGTTCGGAATTTGGTTTCGCCGAATACAAAGCGGCGGTCGAAGAAGCAGGCGAAGAGCAAACCGGCCAGCTGTACCGCAAAATCGAGGTCCTCGGCCTGATTGGTCAAATCGCGCCGATGCTGGGACTGACCGGCACCGTGCTCGGCATGATCAACGCGTTCAACACGATCGCCGCTACCGACGGCGCTCCAAAGCCGGCCGAACTAGCCGAGGCGATCGGCCAGGCGCTGGTGACAACGCTCTTGGGCTTGGTCGTCGCGATTCCGGCGATGGTCGCCTATAGCTTTTTCGGCAATCGGATCGACTCGCTCGTATCGGAAGCCGGCAAACGAGTGGAGCAAATTTTGACCCCGCTCGGTCGTCGCCGCTAA
- a CDS encoding ExbD/TolR family protein gives MRLCKSRNRHLPEMNITPMIDVVFLLLIFFVTVTQVSQANREQLQLPKQAGDKDQDRSTLTINIDRPGRMTVGGAAVDRADLATIVAAELEKVGGDPRQLKILVRMDQGAQSRAINQLVEQFEQFDVKLVELAVETPQ, from the coding sequence GTGAGGCTCTGTAAAAGTCGAAATCGTCATTTGCCCGAGATGAACATCACGCCGATGATCGACGTGGTGTTTCTGCTGTTGATCTTTTTTGTCACCGTGACGCAAGTCTCGCAGGCGAATCGCGAACAATTGCAATTGCCGAAACAAGCGGGCGACAAGGATCAAGATCGCTCGACATTGACAATCAACATTGATCGTCCTGGTCGGATGACCGTCGGCGGCGCAGCAGTTGATCGAGCTGATCTCGCGACAATCGTCGCCGCCGAATTGGAAAAAGTGGGGGGCGACCCGCGTCAGCTGAAGATCTTGGTTCGGATGGATCAAGGGGCGCAAAGCCGCGCGATCAATCAATTGGTGGAACAATTTGAACAGTTTGACGTAAAGCTTGTGGAACTCGCCGTCGAAACGCCGCAATAA
- a CDS encoding ExbD/TolR family protein — MRLSAHRTTRDKKIDLNMTSMIDVVFLLLIFFIVTASFTPTERRLDIAVQSANPSAAQASDFDPAIVEVTATDGGFGFQLGSRTFSTQDELEEVLIAFPDKSSPAIVRGQDEAPYGMVSAAIQACKNAGFHGVRYQPLTSK; from the coding sequence GTGAGACTTAGCGCCCATCGCACGACGCGCGACAAGAAGATCGACTTGAACATGACGAGCATGATTGACGTCGTGTTCCTGCTGTTGATCTTTTTCATCGTGACCGCGAGCTTTACTCCTACCGAGCGGCGATTGGACATTGCGGTGCAGTCGGCCAATCCATCCGCGGCGCAAGCTAGCGACTTTGATCCGGCGATTGTTGAAGTGACGGCGACCGACGGCGGCTTTGGCTTTCAACTTGGCAGCCGCACTTTTTCGACCCAAGATGAATTAGAAGAAGTATTGATCGCGTTTCCTGACAAATCGTCGCCAGCGATTGTGCGCGGCCAGGACGAAGCCCCCTATGGAATGGTTTCGGCGGCGATCCAAGCATGCAAGAATGCCGGTTTTCATGGAGTACGCTATCAGCCGCTTACTAGCAAGTAG